The window aAACATAAATAGTTGCAAAGGAAATCATAGATATGAATGATTTATTCCATATTTTCTTCCTAtggtttttaaaaatagtttatgttATTAAGTCGTTGACAATTATTTTACATGATATGATATTATTGTAAAGGCATGTATTTATGGTTTACAACAGTGTAGTCATCACCTAAATTATCCAACTTAGTAAATACTAAATACCAAGAGATTTTAAAAAAGGATTTTAATTGTTTATCCTATATGTAGTACCGCAGAGGAAGGATAAAGGGAAATTCCAAAAGCATAGAGCAAGACGAAAGTAAAGGATCTAAAAGTGGACCATACACACAGATTCGTTCCGTTTCATAGCTGCCTCAAAACgatctttttctttattttattgtaaGAAAAAGTTATACAATATACATGTGTAAGATAGTGGttcaaaaaaatacatgtgTAAGATAATTTCGTCAATACAAACTTAAAATGTCAGAGCGAAAAATGACCTAAACTGTTTCTTACATTTAACACCACAAATTCCAATATTAACTTTCAAACTAATTATCAGGCCGATTCTTTCCTTTTGTCCCTCTAGTCAGTTTGTTTCGGTTTCATACTAGCCCGGTCCGCATTTATTTGGCTTGTGGTTTATTTTCTGGTTGACCTTTTGttgtattttctttctttttacattttaatttccGGTTGTATTGTAttgaagaaaaactaaaaataaattaataggAAAAAGAGAAAAACTTTTAAATTCAGTTCAACAAGTTACTTCACccacatatatttaaaaagcTTGGATCTCCGTTACACATTTTCATTCCATGTTTTAATCCAgtttttatcttaaaatataaattaaaaatgggCTAACATAAAAATCCAATTAAGAAAATCCTAATTGTTTTcttctataaataaataaacttcacataatcttttatataatcttttatCGTCATGATTTTTATCGTTGAACGTTCATTTtcgttgttgacaaaaaaaatattcattttcgtTAGTTATTTTCACTAGTAAAAAAAAACGCATATAGCAACGAAAGTGCCACGGTTATTTCgtagcaaaacaaaaaaaaatacacgaACTTGCCACAGTTTTGTTACGAAAAAGGAAACATGGCAAAACTTATTTAAATCGTAGCAAAACGTGGGTTATCTCTGGATCATCACTATTAAGAAACTAGTGAGCAGAAAAAATCGCTGATCAAAGTAGATCCCTAGGAGTGTTTCCTGCACAAGTAGCAAACAAGGTTAGAAATAAAATCTTCACAAGTGTTAATCTCctgttttctttctctctcgaaCCACTCAGTGATTCTCAGAAGTTCCAATAGAACAAATCAATCAAATCCAGTGAGGTTCTCCAAATAAATAGAAGTTTAGATAGAAAGATTGCATTTTCTTGGAAATTCAAGCTTGTGGATCGGATTTCTCCTCGATctcgtttctttttcttttttcttttgaatttgattttgcttttttttttgtacaaggTTACCAAGCTGCTCAGTTTCCTTACAGTAGATAGAGAAAGTGTTTGTGAAAAGATGAGAAAGATGGATATAAGATAGAAATACTGAAACCTCAAGTGTCTCTGATATCACCTGATGCTATCCTGGGTACGATCTGTCCCTGAATGCACTTTAGGATGGTATTGGATAATCCTTCACTTCCAGAAGGTCATGTAGCAAGCACCTTGGGTATATTAAACCCAAAACAAAGAATGTACTTAGGACGATTGTCAAAGGAAACAAGGCGATCAAGCTTAGGATTGAAGAAGGCGTGTGGACTGAACCTCAGGTAAATGAAACCCAAGACCCAAACCCTAACTTAGAACGCTCCTTTGATAATCAGCTGGTCGAATGGCACCACAAGATAGGATGGAGATATCTTGATAAACCAGATTTGATTGTAAGGATATTACCCACCAAACATGACTTAGAACTGAGTAGAAATGAGTTTGGTTCATCAAAAACCATTAAGTGGATCAGATATCTATCCGATGGACTCTTATGGACGAATGGGTCGATAGTCATGAAGTATTGATAATCTTTCAAGTTAGCTCGTTCCAAGCTTGATCTGGCTCGACCAAGTTCTTCTTCATGACTTCTTGGACGAGTAAAGTGACCATAGTTAATCCATTTGAGCTCATGAACCTTTAGTTCCACTCCAAGCTTTCTTGATTGAACTCTCGGATCGCCCATATCGCCGTGCTTGCCGGTTGGACTGGCATGATCGATGATTGGATCGCTTGTCTCATCCGTGCCGATGTTCAATCCGTGTTGGATGATGGTCGAGCTGATCAAGATTGTATCAGTTTTACAAAGCTTAAGAGAGATACTTGTAAGTTTCTTTATTCTTAGACTTTTTTCTAAGAAACCTTAAAGAGGATAATCTAATTGAAAGAAAGTTTGGAAAATAAACCTTATGTTAtggaaaaattatatattttcttagttcTTACAATTTTAGATTTAACTACAAAGTTTCGGTTTTTGATACACGGTCCTATTTAGTGATGGATCCACTTGTTGATTTATGGTATCAGTTGACACcacaaataataacaaaaacttAATTTGTAAGCTAATTTTGTTGATCATTTGTGGTGTACTGGTTAGATAGTGTGGGAATGCATCCACGGAATGGGGGTTCGAATCTCCTCAACAACACCTTAAaagcctaattttttttttttgggtccgCCACGGGTCTGCCACTGGTCCGCCACTGGTCCTATTAGGGGGGAAGTTGTGTGTTGGGAGTACAAATACTCAATCTTATTTCACGATGATgaccccccaaaaaaaaaaactcctaaGTGCCCATTAAAATGCATATGTTTTTCAATCAGACCCGTTGCTACTATGCACGAACTTTCATCCTAGGGTCCGCGGAACCCAGAATTGACATCGAGTTAATTATGCTTGGTTTGACACAAAACTATCCGACTAATAATCAACGGTTGACGATTACGGTCCAAAAAGGGTACAAGGAATTCAAAAAGACACGTTTTGTCtgaaaaattaaatgtttaatttattcCGTCAAGCAGATGTTTTTTCCTACTTTTTAAACTTTCATACATACATGCATACGTATTAAACCAAACACCAACCAGCTTATAAATACCATTAACCTAGAGAAAACGTGAAGAAGATCCTCTCTCCATTAAAACTTTCTTCCTTCATTTGCCCAAAAATCTAAAGATTACCTGAATTTTAATTACCAAAATATAAACCAATCTTCAAGCACATAAAAACATGTCCGATCACCAGAAAATTCATCCGGTGAGCGACCCGGAAGCTCCACCTCCGGCACATCCAACGGCTCCTCTAGTCCCACGTGGCTCCTCAAGATCGGAACACGGTGACCCGACCAAAGAATCTGTGACGCAACCACCACTGTTGGATACTCCTCcgaggaagaagagaggaagCTGTTGCTGTAGGTGCGTGTGTTACACGCTCCTAGTTATTTTCCTCCTTATTGTCATCGTTGGAGCGGCCGTTGGTATTCTCTACCTTGTCTTTAGACCGAAGTTACCGGATTACAATATCGACCGGTTACAGCTCACCCGGTTTACACTTAACCAAGATTCCAGTTTGTCCACTGCGTTTAACGTCACCATTACCGCCAAGAATCCCAACGAGAAAATTGGAATCTACTATGAAGACGGAAGCAGAATTAGCGTCTTGTACATGCAAACCAGACTTAGCAATGGTACTCAAAAATGTTAATTTGTTAACTatgatattttagtttatttgttttaatttgtttaaatttatttataagaaaaccAAAACAAGATATTATTTTTATGCCTCTACAGGGTCGTTGCCGAAATTCTACCAAGGACATGAGAATACGACTATTATATTCGTAGAAATGACTGGTTATACTCAGAATGCAACCAGTTTAATGGCGACACTGCAAGAGCAACAACAGTTAACCGGAAGTATACCGTTGCGGATTAGAGTTATACAACCGGTTCGGATCAAACTCGGGAAATTAAAGCTGATGGAAGTAAAGTTCATGGTGAGGTGTGGTGTATCCGTTGATAGCTTGGCTGCTAACAATGTGATTAGTGTTAGAAGTAGTAACTGCAAATTCAGGTTTAGactataatttcatttttttttctaaattcaaaattatttaattactgTGTTTATTCAGCAATTTGCATTACAATATGGAGGGGTTGAGTTTCAATTCGTAGTACCTCCCCCCACCCCAAAAGACGATCATCtcctttgcttttgtttttaaaagagAATAAACAATTTTGTTTCACACCTTGTAACCttgtaaataattaataaataatatacacttttgtttgttgtttgttCATTATTGGTTAGGTTTTtgtttcattcaaaaatataatatgatttggAGACTCAAAAATGGAATTTTCTTTCGCATTGACCGAAAAGAAAAGACTGGTATATATTGTTTAACTGTCTTAGACCAATGTTTCGAGAAGCATTGAATTTTATTTACTTAGGCCttgttcgtttgtacatctggaagatgcatctagatggtccatctagatgtcttatccagatgctccatctgggtgttgttcgttttttcatttcgtccatgcatccagatgaatcatctgactgcaactatgttcgtttgcttttcattttttaacttcCATCTTCATCCAGgtggacttgttaataaaatgactaaaatattttttttttacgtttcgacggaaaaatagcattttttacAGTTTTGACCGAAAATATGTTTGTGGTGTTTGAGGAAATATGTGTGTTTTCgcgaaaaagtgcatttttatggttttggcagaaaatacGTTTAATGGGTTTGGCGGAAAAAaacgtttttgcggtttggacggaaaaagtgtgttatgaagttttggcgggaaaaatgtttttttgacgggaatttttttttttcacgattttggcagaaatttttttttttcacgattttggcgggaaaagcatttttgcggttttggcgggaaaatctATTTtcccggttttggcgggaaaatacattttttcggttttggcgggaaaatacatttttccagttttggcgggaaaatgcgtttttctggttttggcgggaaaaatgcggttttccggttttagcgggaaaatgctttttccagttttggcgggaaaatgcgttttttcggttttagcggaaaaatgCTTTTTctggttttagcgggaaaatgatttttccggtttttggcgggaaaatgcgttttatagttttggcggaaaaatgcgtttttacgatttgaaaataatatttgattttaaaagatcatttttgtcatttatcatttcagattgaactagatgcatctgcatccagatgcaccatcaagactcaccttcatttgggtgagaatttgagatgagtttttaaaaattcagttGGGTGATCTATCTggatgtagcattataatgcacAAAACAAACATCAATTTACATCTtcacccagatggatcacctgggtgagcaaacgaacagagccaaaacgaacatcaatttgcatcttcatccagatggatcacctgggtgagcaaacgaacagGAAAATGTTTACTTACTAAACCAATGTTtatttaagtaaataaaattcCTGTCCTATTGTTTAACTAAATGCTTCTCGAGAAAAATGTTTAGTaagtaaataaaattcatgTCCTATTGTTTAACTGTCTTAGACCAATGTTTCGAGAAGCATTGAATTTTATTTACTTACTAAACATTTTCTAGGACAGGAAAATGTCGATTCTACATTGGAACCCGAAAAGGAGAAAAAAGTTGTTAAAAGTAAAAGTCAACACAAAGAGGCTTTCACGTCTCTTATCTTGTGGAGACAAAGTTGTGATCTTTCAAAGTCTTAAGAACCATTTCAACTGTAGTTTTTCTCTTGGTGACTACTCTCTGAACAATcttgttattatttttcttgCGGATCATCCCAGACGATGATGCTTGATCTCCAAAATTTTCCTTCACATGATTTCTGTTCTTTTGTCTTTTGCTTATTTTCACAATTTGATTACTCTGTCCAATGCATTAAGAACAACTTAGTGGCGACTAGCACAAAACCATTTGTGTGTACAAACTTTTGGATTTTTTAATTGACCTGACGATACATATATATGTTCATAGATGAATATTCAATCTAATTTACTGCTTACGTATAACTCTCTGCATAAGTTAGTCATGAgatagatattttttaaaagaacccTAGCACTGGCGAGTCGATAGGGGATGCCGGCTCATGAGATCAAAATCTTCATTGGGGTTTTGATGTTCTCTTGATCTAAACGTTCTTCGACATTAGATCAACCGTGTCTCTCCTTCTTCACGTTCAAGGAATCTGCTTCTCATCACCAGTTTCGTGTTGTCTCTTTAAGTCTTCTTCATCAAGTCACCAAAAAGGCTCACCAATCTGCGGGTTCATTGATCTCTGATTGGTTTGGATTGGTTTTGCCTCTCATCAGATCTGATCTTACGTCAGGTCCTGCTTTTATCCGACTCCTTGGCTGGTTTAGCTCCGTCTCACCGTTCATAATGCTCTGTTTCGTCCTAGCGATATCATATACTTACATGGGATCCTCGATCTCTTACGTTCTGCTCATATGGCAGATATCGAAGGGAAAGATATCCTCTATGAGGATGAGGATGAACCTATTCACCTGGTGGATCAGAACGACTCCCACACCATGCGTGAATATCGTATGTCCTTGATCGgaaaaatcctaaaccctaaaaaacaAAACGTCAAAAAACTAATCAAGTTCATGCCAATGGGAGATGCGAGATAAAATCACAGCCAACGGAATATTCTTATTCAATTTTGCATAGGAAAAGACTTGCAATGGGTGTTAAGACAGGGATGTTTTTATTATAACGTTTGCATGTTTGTGATGGTCCGATGGGAACAGATAGTTCATGATGAATATCCGTGGATTATTCCCTTATGGGTGGATCTTACAGGAATCCCCTT is drawn from Brassica rapa cultivar Chiifu-401-42 chromosome A05, CAAS_Brap_v3.01, whole genome shotgun sequence and contains these coding sequences:
- the LOC103868314 gene encoding NDR1/HIN1-like protein 6 — its product is MSDHQKIHPVSDPEAPPPAHPTAPLVPRGSSRSEHGDPTKESVTQPPLLDTPPRKKRGSCCCRCVCYTLLVIFLLIVIVGAAVGILYLVFRPKLPDYNIDRLQLTRFTLNQDSSLSTAFNVTITAKNPNEKIGIYYEDGSRISVLYMQTRLSNGSLPKFYQGHENTTIIFVEMTGYTQNATSLMATLQEQQQLTGSIPLRIRVIQPVRIKLGKLKLMEVKFMVRCGVSVDSLAANNVISVRSSNCKFRFRL